In Vibrio sp. 10N, the following proteins share a genomic window:
- the ftnA gene encoding non-heme ferritin: MLSPSMVQHLNEQINLEFFSSNLYLQMSAWCEDKGFEGAAEFLRKHADEEMQHMQRLFTYVSETGALPILGSIEAPRHDFESLGDVFRETYKHEQMITEKINKLAHVAFSAQDYSTFNFLQWYVAEQHEEEKLFKGILDKLELVGENGQALFFIDKDLATLAKEGSSSIMDAPAE, translated from the coding sequence ATGCTTTCTCCATCTATGGTTCAACACCTGAACGAGCAAATTAACCTCGAATTCTTTTCATCCAACCTATACTTACAAATGAGTGCTTGGTGTGAAGACAAAGGATTTGAAGGCGCGGCAGAATTTCTTCGTAAGCATGCGGACGAAGAAATGCAGCACATGCAAAGATTGTTTACCTACGTAAGCGAAACCGGTGCATTGCCAATTTTGGGCAGTATTGAAGCACCTCGTCACGATTTTGAAAGCCTTGGTGACGTGTTTCGTGAAACGTACAAACATGAGCAGATGATTACGGAGAAAATCAACAAGCTGGCGCACGTTGCCTTCTCGGCTCAAGACTACTCAACGTTCAACTTTCTTCAGTGGTATGTTGCGGAGCAGCATGAAGAAGAAAAATTGTTTAAAGGGATCTTAGATAAGCTAGAACTCGTAGGTGAGAATGGACAAGCGCTATTCTTCATCGACAAGGATTTAGCAACGTTAGCAAAAGAGGGTTCTTCTTCCATTATGGACGCCCCAGCTGAGTAA
- the prlC gene encoding oligopeptidase A — protein MSNPLLTFTDLPPFSQIKPEHVKPAVEQAIDACRAKIDAVLEGNTNPTWDNVVAPIEEIDDKLSRLWSPVSHMNSVVNSDELREAYESCLPILSEYGTWVGQHKGLYEAYKAIKTSDEFAALSQAQQKTIKDSLRDFELSGIGLPADEQHRYGEISKRMSELGSQFSNNVLDATMGWTKHITDEKELAGMPESALAAAKAAAEAKELEGYLLTLDIPSYLPVLTYCDNQALRRELYEAYVTRASDRGPTAGQWDNTDIISEQLKLRHEIARLLGFGTFSEKSLATKMAESPAQVLGFLNDLATKAKPQGEREVEELRQFAEKEFGVTELNLWDIAYYSEKQKQHLFQFSDEELRPYFPESKVVSGLFEVLNRVFGMQITEREGVDSWHESVRFFDIFDSEGTLRGSFYLDLYAREHKRGGAWMDECRVRRTKADGELQTPVAYLTCNFNKPVGDKPAMFTHDEVVTLFHETGHGIHHMLTKIDTGAVSGINGVPWDAVELPSQFLENWCWEEEALAFISGHYETGEPLPKAMLDKMLAAKNFQSAMFILRQLEFGLFDFTLHTEYDPDIGARVLETLADVKSKVAVLPSLEWNRFSHSFSHIFAGGYSAGYYSYLWAEVLSSDAYSRFEEEGIFNKETGQSFLNHILEMGGSEEPMELFKRFRGREPQIDALLRHSGISA, from the coding sequence ATGTCAAACCCATTACTGACGTTTACCGACTTACCTCCTTTTTCACAAATTAAACCAGAACATGTGAAACCAGCAGTCGAGCAAGCGATTGATGCCTGCCGCGCGAAGATTGATGCGGTGCTTGAAGGCAATACCAACCCGACCTGGGACAATGTTGTTGCGCCAATCGAAGAGATTGATGACAAGCTAAGTCGCCTTTGGTCACCAGTGAGCCATATGAATTCTGTGGTCAACAGCGACGAACTGCGCGAAGCGTATGAGAGCTGCTTGCCTATCTTGTCTGAATACGGCACTTGGGTGGGTCAGCACAAAGGTTTATATGAAGCCTACAAAGCGATCAAAACCAGCGATGAGTTTGCTGCGCTCAGCCAAGCTCAGCAAAAAACCATCAAAGATTCCCTACGTGACTTTGAGCTTTCAGGCATTGGTTTGCCAGCAGACGAGCAGCATCGCTACGGCGAAATCAGCAAACGCATGTCAGAGCTAGGCTCACAGTTTTCGAACAACGTGCTCGATGCCACTATGGGCTGGACTAAGCACATCACCGATGAGAAAGAGCTGGCAGGCATGCCTGAATCGGCACTGGCAGCAGCGAAAGCGGCGGCTGAAGCGAAAGAGCTTGAAGGCTACCTATTAACACTCGATATCCCATCTTATCTTCCGGTTCTGACTTACTGTGATAACCAAGCGCTGCGCAGAGAGTTGTACGAAGCGTACGTCACTCGTGCCTCTGATCGTGGTCCGACTGCGGGTCAGTGGGACAACACGGATATCATTTCAGAGCAGCTGAAACTGCGTCATGAAATTGCACGCTTGCTTGGCTTTGGTACCTTCAGTGAGAAATCACTGGCGACCAAAATGGCTGAGAGCCCAGCACAAGTGCTTGGCTTCTTGAACGATCTTGCGACGAAAGCTAAGCCTCAAGGTGAGCGTGAAGTTGAAGAGCTACGCCAATTTGCCGAAAAAGAGTTCGGCGTCACTGAGCTAAACCTTTGGGATATCGCTTACTACAGTGAGAAGCAAAAGCAGCACCTATTCCAGTTCTCAGACGAAGAACTGCGTCCATACTTCCCAGAATCAAAAGTGGTTAGCGGCCTGTTCGAGGTGCTTAATCGCGTCTTCGGCATGCAAATTACGGAGCGTGAAGGCGTGGATAGCTGGCATGAGTCGGTACGTTTCTTCGATATCTTCGATAGTGAAGGCACGCTGCGCGGCAGCTTCTATCTAGACTTGTATGCGCGCGAGCACAAACGTGGCGGCGCATGGATGGACGAATGTCGAGTGCGTCGCACCAAAGCTGACGGCGAACTGCAAACTCCAGTGGCGTACCTAACGTGTAACTTCAACAAGCCAGTCGGTGACAAGCCTGCCATGTTCACACACGATGAAGTGGTGACACTATTCCACGAAACTGGCCACGGTATTCACCACATGCTAACCAAGATCGATACCGGTGCCGTGTCGGGCATCAACGGCGTGCCTTGGGATGCGGTTGAGCTACCAAGTCAGTTCTTAGAAAACTGGTGCTGGGAAGAAGAGGCGCTGGCGTTTATTTCTGGTCATTATGAAACCGGTGAGCCATTGCCAAAAGCGATGCTCGACAAAATGCTGGCAGCGAAGAACTTCCAATCGGCGATGTTTATCTTGCGCCAGCTTGAGTTCGGTCTGTTCGACTTCACGCTACACACAGAATACGATCCAGACATTGGCGCACGCGTCCTAGAGACGCTAGCGGATGTGAAGTCCAAAGTCGCAGTATTGCCAAGCTTAGAGTGGAACCGCTTCTCACACAGCTTCAGCCACATCTTTGCGGGTGGTTATAGCGCGGGTTACTACAGCTATCTTTGGGCAGAAGTACTGTCTTCAGACGCGTATTCTCGTTTTGAAGAAGAAGGCATCTTTAATAAAGAGACCGGTCAAAGCTTCCTAAACCACATCCTAGAAATGGGTGGCAGTGAAGAGCCGATGGAGCTGTTTAAGCGCTTCCGCGGCCGTGAGCCGCAGATTGATGCCTTGCTGCGTCATTCTGGGATCAGTGCTTAG
- a CDS encoding carboxylate/amino acid/amine transporter has product MGYLYSVTLLWAFSFSLIGVYLAGQVDSWFSVLMRVVLAALVFLPFTKFKQVPNKLKAKLMAIGGIQLGLMYCFYYQSFLLLSVPEVLLFTVFTPIYVTLFYDLLKGRFSPWYLVTAAIAVAGAAFIKFAGINENFLMGFLVVQGANLCFAIGQVGYKYVMEQEQVELPQHSVFGYFYLGATVVATIAFSIFGSFDKMPTTGVQWGVLIYLGTIASGLGYFIWNKGATMVNAGALAVMNNLLVPAGLIVNIVIWNRDVDLLKLSIGGGIILLSLVVNELWVKPKAEAQLANS; this is encoded by the coding sequence ATGGGTTATCTCTATTCTGTTACCCTGCTTTGGGCTTTTTCTTTCAGCCTAATTGGGGTTTATCTCGCGGGTCAGGTTGACTCGTGGTTTTCAGTACTGATGCGTGTTGTCCTGGCGGCACTGGTCTTTTTGCCGTTCACTAAGTTCAAGCAAGTTCCTAACAAGCTGAAAGCCAAATTGATGGCGATTGGTGGCATCCAACTTGGATTGATGTACTGCTTCTACTATCAATCATTCTTGCTGCTTTCGGTGCCGGAAGTGCTGCTGTTTACCGTTTTCACACCGATCTACGTAACGCTATTTTACGACCTACTTAAAGGTCGCTTCTCGCCATGGTATTTGGTGACAGCGGCAATTGCGGTCGCTGGCGCGGCGTTCATCAAGTTTGCTGGCATTAACGAAAACTTCTTGATGGGCTTCTTGGTCGTGCAAGGCGCGAACCTTTGTTTTGCTATCGGTCAGGTGGGTTACAAATACGTGATGGAGCAAGAGCAGGTTGAGCTGCCACAGCACAGCGTGTTTGGTTATTTCTACCTTGGCGCGACTGTGGTTGCGACCATCGCCTTCTCGATTTTTGGTAGCTTCGATAAGATGCCGACGACCGGCGTACAGTGGGGCGTGCTTATTTACCTAGGCACCATTGCTTCTGGGTTGGGTTACTTTATCTGGAACAAAGGCGCGACAATGGTTAACGCTGGCGCACTGGCAGTGATGAACAACTTGCTTGTGCCGGCAGGTCTTATCGTCAACATTGTGATTTGGAATCGTGATGTCGATTTGCTGAAGCTGTCGATTGGCGGCGGGATTATCTTGCTATCACTCGTGGTGAACGAGCTTTGGGTCAAACCAAAAGCAGAAGCCCAACTGGCAAACAGCTAG
- a CDS encoding cation-translocating P-type ATPase — protein sequence MTKKWFTETVDNTQQMMGVSAEQGLTSQEVAERQSQYGKNELQEKAGKSALELFLHQFKNPLIFILGVGAIVSYFTGHLVDAIAITAIIFINALIAFWQEFKAQKGMEALRQMAAPSAQVKRDGEWMDIPASEIVPGDILKISTGDILAADVRILEANRLSIDEAALTGESEPVDKTSKVIEDDSVGLGDQLNMGFMTTMVTSGTGLGLVVATGMQTEVGHIADLMANTEETKTPMQERMDTIAKTLMLVALGVVAVVCAIGLYYGMPWLEILNIGISLSVAAIPEGLPTVITIVLTMGSTRMVKNNALAKQLAAIETLGSTTVICSDKTGTLTQNQMQVMKAYDASGRYWEVSGKGFSPEGQFKPLSHSTDAKHSPEMMKGLVVATLCNDSEYIMDGDKSTVRGNPTEGALIVAAAKAGLNQSEMLTSGGYSIVEKFPFDSSRKMASVIVKDPEGNHFLAIKGAPDVILGNASGFMVDGLSVDHAPTATDGNLALAASPSEEILANYEAAIENFAQDALRTLAVGFKALSEADLERDHTELEKDITVLGLYGIMDPPRPEVRDAIESCYQAGVRTVMITGDHALTAAAIARDIGIIRSEKDLVVTGAELDEMDDDKLRQICPEVAVFARVTPEHKLRIVQAQQFNNEVAAMTGDGVNDAPALRRADIGVAMGITGTSVAKDSGDLILLDDNFSTIVKAVRQGRQIFDNLRKFIRQALTANVGEVSVILFAFLMMGPEAILPLTPLMILWINLVSDGLPALALGVEPEEKDLMERKPRKRNESFFSDHLGTRILTRGLALGGMSYMAFNWALTNGFSANYAQTMAFAMLVFAQLWHLFDSRTFTSLYRRNPFTNPYLLGAVAVSAILSLGVIYTGLGQLIFNTEALAAGHLFGVIMAASLPTLVMSAVKEATKTKWV from the coding sequence ATGACAAAAAAGTGGTTCACTGAAACCGTTGATAATACCCAGCAGATGATGGGTGTGTCGGCGGAGCAAGGTTTGACCTCACAGGAAGTGGCTGAGCGCCAATCACAATATGGCAAAAACGAGCTACAAGAAAAAGCAGGCAAATCTGCCCTTGAGCTGTTCCTGCATCAGTTTAAAAACCCATTGATTTTCATCCTTGGTGTTGGTGCCATTGTTTCCTATTTTACCGGGCACCTAGTGGATGCGATCGCGATTACGGCGATCATCTTTATCAACGCGCTGATTGCTTTCTGGCAAGAATTTAAAGCGCAGAAGGGCATGGAAGCACTGCGCCAAATGGCAGCACCATCGGCGCAAGTAAAGCGTGATGGTGAATGGATGGACATTCCTGCCAGTGAGATTGTTCCTGGCGATATCTTAAAAATCAGTACTGGTGATATTCTTGCTGCTGACGTTCGCATTTTAGAAGCGAACCGTCTTTCTATCGATGAAGCAGCCCTGACCGGCGAATCTGAGCCAGTAGATAAAACGTCTAAGGTGATCGAAGACGACAGTGTGGGTCTTGGTGACCAGCTCAATATGGGCTTTATGACGACCATGGTGACCTCGGGCACCGGTCTTGGCTTAGTCGTCGCAACGGGTATGCAGACCGAAGTGGGTCACATTGCCGATCTCATGGCGAATACGGAAGAAACCAAGACACCAATGCAAGAGCGCATGGACACCATCGCGAAGACGCTAATGCTAGTCGCACTGGGCGTAGTTGCGGTCGTGTGTGCGATAGGTCTTTACTACGGCATGCCTTGGCTAGAGATCCTCAACATAGGTATTTCTCTGTCTGTTGCGGCGATCCCTGAAGGTCTTCCGACGGTCATCACTATCGTTCTAACCATGGGCTCTACTCGCATGGTGAAGAACAATGCGCTGGCGAAGCAGCTAGCGGCGATTGAGACGTTAGGTTCGACCACGGTTATCTGTTCAGATAAGACAGGTACGCTCACTCAGAACCAAATGCAGGTCATGAAGGCGTACGATGCAAGTGGTCGCTATTGGGAAGTCAGCGGTAAGGGCTTTAGCCCTGAAGGTCAATTCAAGCCGCTATCGCACAGCACAGATGCCAAGCACAGCCCAGAGATGATGAAGGGTCTTGTTGTGGCAACGCTATGTAACGACTCTGAGTACATCATGGACGGCGACAAGTCGACCGTACGTGGTAACCCAACTGAGGGTGCACTGATTGTGGCAGCAGCGAAGGCGGGTCTGAACCAGTCTGAGATGTTAACGTCAGGTGGCTACTCTATTGTTGAGAAATTCCCGTTCGACTCTTCTCGTAAGATGGCCTCAGTGATTGTTAAAGATCCTGAAGGTAATCACTTCCTAGCGATCAAAGGGGCACCCGATGTGATTCTGGGTAACGCTTCAGGCTTTATGGTTGACGGATTGTCAGTAGACCATGCGCCAACGGCGACCGATGGCAATCTAGCGCTAGCGGCGAGCCCAAGTGAAGAGATTTTGGCTAACTACGAAGCCGCAATTGAGAATTTTGCACAAGATGCGCTGCGCACGCTCGCGGTAGGCTTTAAAGCGCTATCCGAAGCTGACCTAGAACGTGACCACACAGAGCTTGAAAAAGACATTACCGTGCTGGGTCTCTACGGCATCATGGATCCACCGCGTCCAGAAGTACGCGATGCGATTGAAAGCTGCTACCAAGCAGGGGTAAGAACGGTAATGATCACGGGTGACCACGCGCTAACAGCGGCAGCGATTGCACGTGATATCGGTATCATCCGCAGCGAGAAAGATCTGGTTGTGACGGGTGCAGAGCTTGATGAGATGGACGATGACAAGCTTCGTCAAATCTGTCCGGAAGTTGCAGTATTTGCCCGTGTAACGCCAGAGCACAAGCTACGCATTGTTCAGGCTCAGCAGTTCAACAACGAAGTAGCAGCGATGACAGGTGACGGTGTGAACGATGCACCCGCACTGCGCCGTGCTGATATCGGTGTTGCTATGGGGATTACTGGTACGTCGGTTGCGAAAGACTCAGGTGACCTTATCCTGTTGGATGACAACTTCAGCACCATCGTGAAAGCGGTACGCCAAGGGCGTCAGATCTTCGACAACCTGCGTAAGTTCATCCGTCAGGCTCTGACGGCGAATGTGGGTGAAGTATCGGTTATCCTGTTTGCGTTCCTAATGATGGGCCCAGAGGCGATCTTGCCGCTAACACCGCTAATGATTCTATGGATCAACTTGGTATCGGACGGTCTACCAGCGCTGGCGCTAGGTGTTGAGCCAGAAGAGAAAGATTTGATGGAGCGTAAGCCTCGTAAACGCAACGAGAGCTTCTTTAGTGACCACCTAGGTACTCGTATCCTAACTCGTGGTCTAGCACTGGGTGGCATGAGCTACATGGCGTTCAACTGGGCACTAACGAATGGCTTCTCTGCAAACTACGCACAGACAATGGCATTTGCGATGTTAGTCTTTGCTCAGCTATGGCACCTATTTGACTCTCGTACATTTACGTCGCTATACCGCAGAAACCCATTCACCAACCCGTACCTACTCGGTGCAGTAGCGGTGTCAGCGATTCTATCGCTAGGGGTTATCTACACAGGTCTAGGTCAGCTAATCTTCAACACAGAAGCACTGGCAGCCGGTCACCTATTCGGTGTCATCATGGCAGCATCACTACCGACACTGGTTATGTCTGCAGTGAAAGAGGCAACCAAAACTAAGTGGGTTTAA
- a CDS encoding ISL3 family transposase, with product MSNNTFLFSFWEGFEVIKSHKTDSLITITLKPDSTAHCQCGRSSDSIHDYQWRVLKETMMFDIPVELLVQTRRINCPDCGVKTEAIPWVAPYARITNRLKGYIEKLLPLLPIKHISELTGVHWHTIKEIDKQRLKRVVPTVPWSDLRQLVMDEFAIFKGHRYATVIADAQTHQVLWIGIGRSRKDIRPFFEELGDNAVNIEVVAMDMNTAFDLEVQAHCPNARIVYDMFHVVAKFGREVMDRVRVDQANQLKTDKKARRWIKRSRWVLLKNRENLNVKQQSYLDEILSINRDLMITHLLGAQLKELWYCDSEEHAKGLWEVWWQQVNESGIQPLINFARKLKPYLHGIVASASYHLNTCTLEGINNKIKLIKRMGYGYRDTDYFFLKIKAAFPGKPR from the coding sequence ATGTCGAATAATACTTTCCTATTTTCCTTCTGGGAAGGCTTTGAAGTCATAAAGTCCCACAAAACTGACTCCTTAATTACAATCACCTTGAAGCCTGACTCTACCGCTCACTGCCAATGCGGTCGCTCATCCGACTCTATTCATGACTACCAATGGCGAGTGCTAAAAGAAACAATGATGTTCGATATTCCTGTTGAGCTTTTGGTACAAACTCGACGGATAAACTGTCCTGACTGTGGCGTAAAAACGGAAGCTATACCATGGGTTGCACCATATGCTCGAATCACAAATCGCTTGAAGGGCTATATTGAAAAGTTACTGCCCCTATTGCCTATCAAGCATATCTCCGAGCTGACCGGAGTGCATTGGCATACGATTAAAGAAATTGATAAACAACGTCTTAAGCGAGTTGTGCCAACGGTGCCTTGGAGTGATTTGCGTCAACTTGTTATGGACGAGTTCGCCATCTTCAAGGGGCACAGATATGCGACGGTCATTGCTGATGCTCAAACACACCAAGTGCTTTGGATTGGCATAGGCCGAAGCCGAAAGGACATTCGCCCATTCTTTGAAGAGCTCGGCGACAATGCCGTCAACATTGAAGTTGTGGCAATGGATATGAACACAGCTTTTGACCTTGAAGTGCAGGCGCATTGCCCAAATGCTCGTATTGTCTATGACATGTTTCATGTTGTAGCCAAGTTCGGTCGAGAGGTCATGGATAGGGTTCGTGTAGACCAAGCAAATCAATTAAAAACGGACAAGAAAGCACGTCGTTGGATAAAACGTTCCCGTTGGGTGCTTCTGAAAAACCGAGAGAACTTGAACGTAAAACAACAGAGTTATCTTGATGAAATACTCTCAATCAACCGAGATCTCATGATCACTCATCTGCTTGGAGCTCAACTCAAGGAACTTTGGTATTGTGACTCAGAGGAGCACGCTAAAGGTTTATGGGAAGTATGGTGGCAGCAGGTGAATGAAAGTGGCATACAACCTCTTATTAATTTTGCTAGAAAGCTCAAACCTTACCTTCACGGAATAGTGGCATCAGCTTCATACCATCTGAATACTTGCACCTTGGAAGGTATCAATAACAAGATAAAACTCATCAAGCGAATGGGTTATGGTTACCGAGACACGGACTACTTCTTTCTAAAGATTAAAGCGGCCTTCCCCGGAAAGCCGCGATGA
- a CDS encoding class I SAM-dependent methyltransferase, with amino-acid sequence MHIQLICEHQPRQPELEQLAERWGLVASEDSEFALVLTEQRLELRKLDEPKLGAIFVDLAGGAVAHRRKFGGGKGQAIAKAAGLNKGATPTVLDGTAGLGRDAFVLASLGCKVQMVERHPVVAALLDDGLERAKHDPEIGEWVSERMSLLHASSLDALGELADDNAFTKPDVVYLDPMYPHPENKKKSALVKKEMRVFQSLVGADTDADGLLEPALKLAAKRVVVKRPDYAEWLDEKKPTMAIETKKNRFDVYVNASMS; translated from the coding sequence TTGCACATTCAACTTATTTGCGAACATCAACCACGTCAACCAGAGCTGGAGCAACTTGCTGAGCGTTGGGGGTTAGTGGCGTCTGAAGATTCCGAATTTGCGTTGGTGCTGACCGAGCAAAGACTCGAGCTTCGTAAACTCGATGAGCCGAAATTGGGCGCAATTTTCGTCGACCTTGCTGGTGGCGCGGTGGCGCACAGACGCAAGTTTGGTGGTGGTAAAGGTCAAGCTATCGCTAAAGCGGCGGGTTTGAACAAAGGGGCGACACCAACGGTACTCGATGGTACTGCAGGTCTAGGTCGCGATGCCTTTGTTCTCGCATCACTTGGCTGCAAGGTGCAGATGGTAGAGCGCCATCCTGTGGTTGCCGCATTGCTGGATGATGGCCTTGAGCGCGCCAAGCATGATCCAGAAATTGGCGAGTGGGTGAGTGAGCGTATGTCACTGCTGCATGCGTCGAGCTTAGATGCTTTGGGTGAACTTGCCGACGACAATGCGTTTACCAAGCCCGATGTTGTCTACCTAGACCCAATGTATCCACACCCTGAGAACAAAAAGAAATCAGCGCTGGTGAAAAAAGAGATGCGTGTGTTCCAATCTTTGGTTGGCGCAGACACCGATGCAGATGGACTATTGGAGCCGGCTCTTAAGCTTGCGGCAAAACGCGTTGTAGTGAAACGTCCAGACTACGCTGAATGGCTGGATGAGAAAAAGCCGACCATGGCGATTGAGACCAAAAAAAATCGCTTCGACGTTTATGTTAATGCATCAATGAGTTAA
- the uspB gene encoding universal stress protein UspB translates to MISGDTILLALMLITSVNMARYLTALRSLIFIMREAHPLLYQQVDGRGFFTTHGNMSKQVRLFHYLKSKEYHHHHDPVFTEKCDRVRELFVLCVALIGVTLLAGFML, encoded by the coding sequence ATGATCAGTGGAGACACTATTCTATTAGCATTGATGCTCATTACCTCAGTCAATATGGCGAGGTATCTCACAGCACTACGCTCACTTATTTTTATCATGCGTGAGGCGCATCCGCTCTTGTACCAGCAAGTCGATGGACGCGGGTTTTTTACTACGCACGGCAACATGTCGAAGCAAGTGAGGCTGTTTCACTATCTCAAAAGCAAAGAATACCATCACCACCATGATCCGGTGTTTACCGAAAAGTGCGATCGCGTGCGTGAGCTGTTTGTGCTCTGCGTCGCGTTGATTGGGGTAACCTTGCTCGCAGGTTTCATGCTTTAG
- a CDS encoding universal stress protein has translation MSYKHIMVALDLSEESKMLIDKAVSLAKPLGAEVSFIHIDVNYAELYTGLIDLNMAETQHQAMEASMTQLRDFAEYANYPIKHSLVGSGDLSNELRDTIGEYNVDLVVCGHHQDFWSKILSSTRQLINTSPVDMLVVPIKD, from the coding sequence ATGAGTTACAAACATATTATGGTCGCATTAGATCTCTCAGAAGAAAGCAAAATGCTCATAGACAAAGCGGTCTCACTCGCGAAACCACTGGGTGCAGAGGTGTCATTTATCCATATCGACGTCAACTATGCCGAGCTTTACACCGGCTTGATTGACCTCAATATGGCAGAGACACAGCATCAGGCCATGGAGGCCTCGATGACGCAGCTAAGAGATTTTGCCGAATACGCGAATTACCCGATCAAGCATTCGTTGGTTGGCAGCGGTGATTTAAGCAATGAGCTGCGCGATACCATCGGTGAATACAATGTCGATTTAGTGGTGTGTGGTCACCATCAGGACTTTTGGAGCAAAATCCTGTCGTCTACCAGGCAGCTTATCAACACTTCCCCTGTCGACATGTTGGTCGTGCCGATCAAAGATTAA
- the asnC gene encoding transcriptional regulator AsnC, whose protein sequence is MHGTNNLDDLDKAILKTLMEDARRPYAEMAKQFDVSPATIHVRIEKMKAAGIIEGTEVVVNTKKLGYDVCCFIGINLYAARDYHSALEKLNALDEVVEAYYTTGAYNIFVKLMCRSIEELQHVLIDKLQAIEEVQSTETLISLQNPISRNVNP, encoded by the coding sequence ATGCACGGCACCAACAATCTCGACGATCTGGATAAAGCGATCCTAAAAACCTTGATGGAAGACGCTCGTCGCCCGTATGCCGAGATGGCCAAACAGTTTGATGTGAGCCCAGCGACGATTCATGTGCGTATCGAAAAGATGAAAGCGGCAGGGATCATCGAAGGTACTGAAGTCGTGGTAAATACCAAGAAGCTCGGTTATGACGTGTGCTGCTTTATCGGTATTAACTTATACGCTGCGCGTGACTATCACTCGGCGCTTGAAAAGCTCAATGCCCTAGATGAAGTGGTCGAAGCCTACTACACCACGGGGGCGTATAACATCTTCGTGAAGTTGATGTGTCGCTCGATTGAAGAGCTGCAGCACGTACTGATCGATAAGCTACAAGCGATTGAAGAGGTGCAATCGACGGAGACGCTGATTTCGTTGCAGAATCCGATTAGTCGCAATGTGAACCCTTAG